In Fusobacterium sp., the genomic stretch TAGTAAAGAGTATCTTCCATCATCAGAGAATGAACTTTCTATTCAGTTTCATCAAAATGATTCTACTATAGATATAGGTGTTAATTCATATTTATTTCAGGAGGGAACTGGAAATAGATTTCAAAGGGCTCAGTATGCAGAGGTTATAGAATTGAAAAGTGGTAAATTAAGATTAAAACATTTATTGGACAAAGACTTCAATATAATAAAATAAGAAAAAGGCAGTTAAAACTTTTATAAATTTTAGCTGCCTTCTTTTTAGCCTTGAGTGTTAGTAAAATAATCTGGATGAATAAGAACTAATTTTTTTAGATATCCTTCAACTCTTTCATAGTTTTGCTGTGTATATGACACTAGTTTATCAATTGCTTTATTTTTTATATTTTGAGCAAATTTTTTTATGATAATGAAACTTTTTTCAAATATTAATTATTTGTTGCAGTTTAGATTTACTAAATAAATAAAATTTTAGAATAAATTGATTTATTAATATAAAAATGTCTAATATTTATTTAAAAAAATGAAATAATAAATCTAAGTTTTTTCTGAAGTAATAAATGTATAGTTATAGAATTTAAATTTATTTTTTTCTAAAAGAAACAGCTTCCATTAAGTGATGTTTTTTTATATCTTTACATTCATCCAAATCTGCAATGGTTCTCGCTACTTTCAGAATTTTATCATAACCTCTTGCAGATATTTCCATTATTCTCATAGCATTTTTAAAATATTCTTTATCTTCATCTGCAATTTTACAATATTTTTTTATTTCTTTTTGTCCCAGATTTCCATTTAAAAGATCATTGTTATATCTTTTTCTTTGAATTTCTCTAGCTTTCATGACTCTTTCTTTTATAGTGTTTGAATTTTCTGCTTCAACTGAATTCATCAATTCATCTTCTGACAGTCTTCTCATTTCAATATGAATATCAATTCTATCCATAATAGGACCAGAAAGTTTTTTCATATATTTATTTACTTCATGTTGAGTACAGGTACACGAAGCACCTTCATAATAATTTCCACAAAAGCAAGGGTTGCTTGTAGCAAGAAGTTGAAATGTACTCAAAAACTCCACTCTATATTGAGCTCTTGTGATAGAAACCATTCCATCTTCTAATGGCTGTCTTAAACTTTCTAAAACACTTCTAGGGAATTCTGCAAGTTCATCTAATAATAATATTCCATTAGAGGCTAAACTTATTTCACCAGGTTTTATCCTTTTTCCACCACCTATAATTGAAGTGAGAGAGCTTGTGTGATGGGGAGAACGAAAAGGTCTTTGGCTGATTATTGGTTTTTTACTGTTAAGCTCTCCAGCAACGCTATATATTTTTGTAGACTCAATTATTTCTTCTTCACTCATAGGAGGAAGAATAGTCATCATTCGTTTGGCAAGCATGGATTTTCCTGAACCAGGGCTTCCTATTAATATTATGTTATGTCCACCAGCAGCAGCAATTTCTAATCCTCTTTTTCCTAATGCCTGTCCTTTTACTTCTGAAAAATCAATACTATAATTTTTTTCTTCAAAAAATGGATTTATATTCACTAGTTTTACTTCACCTTTAGAAATAAAATCAGCTACTTCTTTTAAAGTTGAAACAGAAATAATATTTATTCCTTTAATAAGAGAAGCTTCTTGGACATTATCTTTTGGAATAATTACTCCCTTGTATCCTTTTTCCTTTACTAAAATCATTGTATTTATTATTCCTTTTACTCCTCTAATTTTTCCATCTAAAGAAAGTTCTCCAAGAAAAAGATAGTTATCAAGAATGGAATTTCTATCTTTTATAAAGCCCATGGCAACCATTATACCAACAGCTATTGGGAGATCAAATTGGGCACCTTCTTTTTTTATTCCAGCTGGAGAAAGATTTACTATTATTTTTTTTGGTTCCATTTTGTAATCACTATTTTTTAAAGCAGTCCTTACTCTATCCTTACTTTCTGATATGGCAGTATCTCCTAGGCCTACTATTGAAAAGAAAGGAAGTCCGCCACTAATATCTACTTCTGTTTCTACTAAAAAAGGTTCTACACCTATATAACTTGAACTTAATACTCTTATATTCATAAATTAAGGGCTCCTCTGATAATTTTTTGACACAAAAA encodes the following:
- a CDS encoding YifB family Mg chelatase-like AAA ATPase, which translates into the protein MNIRVLSSSYIGVEPFLVETEVDISGGLPFFSIVGLGDTAISESKDRVRTALKNSDYKMEPKKIIVNLSPAGIKKEGAQFDLPIAVGIMVAMGFIKDRNSILDNYLFLGELSLDGKIRGVKGIINTMILVKEKGYKGVIIPKDNVQEASLIKGINIISVSTLKEVADFISKGEVKLVNINPFFEEKNYSIDFSEVKGQALGKRGLEIAAAGGHNIILIGSPGSGKSMLAKRMMTILPPMSEEEIIESTKIYSVAGELNSKKPIISQRPFRSPHHTSSLTSIIGGGKRIKPGEISLASNGILLLDELAEFPRSVLESLRQPLEDGMVSITRAQYRVEFLSTFQLLATSNPCFCGNYYEGASCTCTQHEVNKYMKKLSGPIMDRIDIHIEMRRLSEDELMNSVEAENSNTIKERVMKAREIQRKRYNNDLLNGNLGQKEIKKYCKIADEDKEYFKNAMRIMEISARGYDKILKVARTIADLDECKDIKKHHLMEAVSFRKK